Proteins from one Homalodisca vitripennis isolate AUS2020 chromosome 3, UT_GWSS_2.1, whole genome shotgun sequence genomic window:
- the LOC124356512 gene encoding uncharacterized protein LOC124356512 produces the protein MSTEEVDELVDIDKLLVLIEARPVIYNITGKDHHNQDALAKAWQEIGKELNVSSAECKHKWHNVRSSYARYLRNIKKMPSGSGGKKKKWHLAEAMSFLQPYMGPTNKNTCSNGSRKLFANDNFESNEEINPRKKRSKSAAEVVGGPISAYFKSITNKKPVKDHPVLLFFKGLMPDIEKLSQTSQRKFKTDILQCLNRLCEHEEMNQFAVGPHPSPQFSSSASVINDNQPSTGTYLRPDSCSSASLGSFSGDQSGSDTHFQQNSSVSGFLKSVQNHGSNLHLAPLQTAMDVVNYQTQQFQ, from the exons ATGTCAACAGAGGAAGTAGACGAGCTGGTAGATATAGATAAACTCCTAGTATTAATTGAGGCGAGGCCAGTGATATATAATATCACTGGAAAGGACCACCACAATCAAGATGCCTTAGCCAAAGCCTGGCAGGAAATAGGAAAAGAATTGAATGTCTCAA GTGCTGAGTGCAAACACAAGTGGCACAACGTAAGGTCTTCTTACGCTAGATACCTGCGGAACATCAAGAAAATGCCGAGTGGCTCAGGAGGAAAGAAAAAGAAATGGCATTTAGCAGAAGCAATGAGTTTTTTGCAGCCTTACATGGGcccaacaaacaaaaatacatgcAGCAACGGCAGCCGCAAAC TTTTCGCCAACGACAATTTCGAAAGCAATGAGGAAATAAATCCTAGAAAGAAGAGAAGTAAGTCTGCCGCCGAAGTGGTTGGAGGACCCATTTCCGCCTACTTTAAATCTATCACGAATAAGAAGCCTGTTAAAGATCACCCAGTTTTGCTGTTTTTCAAGGGTTTAATGCCTGACATAGAGAAACTGTCCCAAACTtcacaaagaaaatttaaaactgacattttGCAGTGTTTAAATCGTCTTTGTGAACATGAGGAAATGAACCAGTTTGCTGTAGGTCCTCATCCAAGCCCACAATTCAGTTCAAGTGCATCAGTTATAAATGATAATCAACCAAGTACTGGTACTTATTTAAGGCCAGATTCATGTTCAAGTGCTTCTTTGGGATCATTTTCAGGTGATCAGTCAGGTTCAGATACTCATTTTCAACAAAACTCAAGTGTAAGTGGTTTTTTGAAGTCTGTACAAAATCATGGATCTAATCTGCATTTAGCGCCTTTGCAGACGGCAATGGACGTTGTTAATTATCAAACTCAGCAATTCCAATGA